The DNA segment GAGGACGAGGACCTCGCCGCGAGCTTGGGCCAGGAACACGTTGATTGCCGAAGCCTTGCCCTCGCGAATCGGCTGGCGCACGAGGACCACCCGGGAATCCGCCTTCGCCCAGGAGGCAACAACGGCCTCTGTGCCATCCGTGCAGCCGCTGGCGACAACGAGAATCTCGGAGAGGACAAATCCTTCCGGGATCTCCTGTTCAAGGAGGGACTTGAGTGCCCGGCCGACTTGACGTTGCTCGTTAAACGCGCAGATCCCGACCGATACAGGCACGCGATCCATGCCAAGGGGCCCGCCTACGTTGTTCATGGTCGACGCCTCAGCTCGACCAGGAAGTGGTCGCCGAACCGGTTGAAGGGGAAGTGGCTCGCGAACGCTCCATCGAGCCCGCGGAGGACCGGGAGCAACTGACCTCGCGCTGCGAGGCCTCGCGCGAAGTCGTACGGCGGCACGAAGACCGGGAGCCCTGTGATCCTCTCGACGTCGAAGAAGGGGCGGAACCGCTCAAGGAACTCCGCGGTCCCGCGGGCGTACACGGGAACGCCGTACCGGGACCGGCCCACGGGGACGGGTGTCTCAAGCCTCGCCACCGCGCGATGGGGCCGGAGCGTCACCAGGGCCAGGAACGCTTCCGAGACGCAGAATCGGTTCCAGATGCCCAGGACCAGGCGCCCGCCGGGGCGCAGGAGCCGGTGCAGCGCCTGCGGCAGATCCGCGAGGTCTTCCTCGCAATTCAGCGCCCCGAAGTCGGAGAACCCGCCGTCAAAGGAGGCATCAGGGTATGCGTCGAGTAGCGAGGGCACCTCCCGGGCTCCCAGCTTCCGGACCTCCACGAGGGACCCAAGGCCCTCGGCCGCGACCTTGCGGCGGAGCCGTTCCAGCATCTCGGAAGACACGTCCGTGGCGAGCACGTGGACGCCGCGGCGGGCGAGGGGGAGCGTCTCCCAACCCGTGCCGCAGCCGATCTCCAAGACATGCTGCCCGGGAGTGAATACGCGCTCGAGGATCGCGTTGGACACGTCGCGCAGGTCGCGGTCAAGCGGGTTCGTCTCCACGGTCCGGTCGTACTCGGGTGCAAGGCGGTCGAAATACGCCTCCACGGTGAGCGGGTAGCTGGGCTCGATCGCGGAGGTCGACCGCAGACGGAAGCCTCGGACCCGCCCCGGGAACCATCGACGGACCTCCGCGGTGCCGAGGGTAGCTGCGAATCTGCCGAGAATCGTCTCGAGTTCCTGGGGATCTTCGATGCCGTCCGCGTCGCCCTG comes from the Thermoplasmata archaeon genome and includes:
- a CDS encoding class I SAM-dependent methyltransferase — translated: MVAVRLAAHPQVTEGEAGLLHLRVLEPGGTWSAEVPLRFVRSSGDPEILAAAEGVPRWAHALVTGGKAIWRVDGTTTQGDADGIEDPQELETILGRFAATLGTAEVRRWFPGRVRGFRLRSTSAIEPSYPLTVEAYFDRLAPEYDRTVETNPLDRDLRDVSNAILERVFTPGQHVLEIGCGTGWETLPLARRGVHVLATDVSSEMLERLRRKVAAEGLGSLVEVRKLGAREVPSLLDAYPDASFDGGFSDFGALNCEEDLADLPQALHRLLRPGGRLVLGIWNRFCVSEAFLALVTLRPHRAVARLETPVPVGRSRYGVPVYARGTAEFLERFRPFFDVERITGLPVFVPPYDFARGLAARGQLLPVLRGLDGAFASHFPFNRFGDHFLVELRRRP